In Aedes albopictus strain Foshan chromosome 3, AalbF5, whole genome shotgun sequence, the following are encoded in one genomic region:
- the LOC134289762 gene encoding uncharacterized protein LOC134289762 codes for MASHRRNTLVVDFGVLPKRPGLQQVEKFLKEFVKVDMADVRNIQLHNIKNCLFIEMNDAGVAPRLQKQHHLQHYFTLEGIRYYVPVYVDGPTTTVRIHDLPPQMDNDVISDHMQQYGQVISIKNEVWKNYFSGIPNGVRIVRMRMDKPIPSHIVVNNHSTYVSCANKSNPTTTARGTKKQQQNTPSSSAHERDIQHDKESQAAQIDDDHSDEENDNNDDHEWSNENYTATENTDDTAKRRLSTESNGTEEENAAKRSCNPGTQKTDSEWQMITRSKKKSYIVLKSN; via the coding sequence ATGGCTTCGCACAGAAGAAATACTCTAGTCGTGGACTTCGGGGTATTACCGAAGCGACCCGGCTTACAACAAgtcgaaaaattccttaaggaattcgttAAAGTTGACATGGCTGATGTGAGAAACATTCAGCTGCACAACATCAAAAACTGTCTGTTCATTGAAATGAATGACGCAGGCGTAGCCCCACGGCTACAGAAGCAGCACCATCTTCAGCACTATTTCACGCTCGAAGGAATCAGGTATTACGTCCCCGTATACGTGGATGGCCCTACTACCACCGTTAGGATCCACGATCTCCCACCCCAAATGGACAACGATGTCATCTCCGACCACATGCAGCAATACGGGCAAGTAATTTCCATTAAAAATGAAGTGTGGAAGAATTATTTCTCTGGGATACCGAACGGCGTTAGAATTGTTCGTATGCGGATGGACAAGCCGATACCATCGCATATTGTAGTGAACAACCACAGCACATACGTTAGCTGCGCAAACAAAAGCAACCCAACGACGACGGCCCGCGGTACAAAAAAGCAACAACAAAATACACCATCCAGCTCGGCTCATGAGCGCGATATCCAACACGACAAAGAATCACAGGCGGCTCAAATTGATGATGACCACAGCGACGAAGAGAATGACAACAACGACGATCACGAATGGAGTAACGAGAACTATACAGCGACAGAAAATACCGATGATACAGCGAAGCGGCGATTGTCAACCGAGTCAAATGGAACGGAGGAAGAAAATGCAGCAAAGCGATCATGTAATCCGGGCACCCAGAAAACCGATTCAGAGTGGCAAATGATCACAAGATCGAAGAAAAAGAGTTACATTGTATTAAAATCTAATTAA